Genomic window (Deinococcus aquiradiocola):
CGCCGTCCCGCAGCTCCGCACGCTGCGCGTGGGCCTGCTGCACGTCTTCATCCGGCACACCAGCGCCAGCCTCACCCTCAGCGAGAACGCCTCCCCCGACGTGCGCCGCGACTTCGAGACGTACTTCAACCACGCCGTCCCGGACGGCTGGCCCCCCTTCGAACATACCCTGGAAGGCGACGACGACATGGCCGCCCACATCAAGGCCGCGCTGCTCGGCCCGGCCCTCACGCTGCCCGTCCGGGACGGCCGCCTGCACCTGGGCACCTGGCAGGGCGTGTACCTCTGCGAGCACCGAGATCGGGGCGGCCCCAGGACCCTCACCCTCACCCTGACCGGCGAGACGGCCCGCAACGACTGAACCGCAGGGGCCAGCCCCCGCCGCTCACGCTGTACGTGAAAGGCGGGGGGCAGGGCCAGCAGTGCTCTGCCCCCGCTCCCTCCTCGGTCAGTCGGCGGCGAGGGCCTGCCTGCACTTCAGGAGCGGCATGACCTCGCTCCCGAAGCGTTCCACGCCCAGCACGAAGTCGTCGAAGGTCAGCATCATGCCGGACGTACCGGGAATCTCCGCGAGGCGGTCGATCTCGCGCGCGACGGTGGCGGGCGAGCCGACCAGCAGGCCGATGCCCATGAACGTCGCGCCCTGCAGCTGCGAGATGACCTGCGCGGTCGTTCCGGCCGTGTCGAGGCTCGCCTGCCCGGTCATGAACGCGATGGCGTCCAGGTCCGCGCCGTCCCGGTAGTGCTGCTCGCGCGCGCGGGCCTCGTCGTCCGTGTCGGCGAGGATCACGGTGTACAGCGCGTACGTGCCCACCTGCCGTCCGGCCCGCTGCGCGATGCCGCTCAGGGTGTCGTTGAACGCGCGCAGGTTCGTGCCCTCGGTGTCGGCGATCATGAAGTTGTGGTCGCCGTACTCGGCGCAGAAGGCCATGCCGCGCTCGCTCGCGCCGGCGCACACGAGCGGGATGTCGTGGCTGGGTTTCGGCAGGAGGCGGCAGTCGTCCATCTGGAAGTACTGGCCCTTGAAGTTGCTGACGCCGTCGCGCCACAGGTCCTTCATGACCTGCACGTACTCGCTCGCGTGGTCGTACCGCGCGCCGTAGTGCTCGTCGCCGGGCCACACGCCCATCTGCGCGTACTCGCTGCGGTTCCAGCCGGACACGATGTTGATCCCGAAGCGCCCGCCGGAGATGTCGTCGATGGTGACGGCCATGCGCGCCACCATGGCGGGGTGCAGGGTGAGCGTGGCGACGCTCGCGTACAGCTGGATGCGGCTCGTGACGGCCGCGAGGCCCGCCATGAGCGTGAACGATTCGAGGTTGTAATCCCAGAATTCCGTCTTGCCGCCGAAGCCGCGCAGCTTGACCATGCTGAGCACGAACTCGAAGCCGTGCCGCTCGGCAGCGAGCGTGATGGCCCTGTTCAGCTCGAAGCTGGGCTGGTACTGGGGGCTCGTCGCGGAGAGCATCCAGCCGTTGTTGCCGATCGGTAGGAACACGCCAAAATCCATGATGACTCCTCTTGCGCCGGGAAGGGGGCGCGGTGGGGCAACGGGAATGGAACGCGGGCGGCGCGTGGCGCCACTGGAATCGGTCGGGCATGCAGGGTGAACCGCGGGTCCCGGGGGGCGGGGTTCATGGACACCGAGTCTAGAGAAGGCGTGGGGGGGCGTGTGTGGTGGCCCCGCTAGTCGGGGGAGGGTCAGGCTGTGTACAGTGGTCAGACCTCTGACCACAGGCGGGACACGTGCCCTCGCCCCGGTCGTCCACACGCCCGCCCAGGAGGTCCGCATGTCCCCGCCCGACCCGCCCATGCCCGCCTTCCAGCCTGCCCCTGCCGGACGCAAGGTCGATCACGTGCTGCAGGAGCTGCGGCAGGCGATCACGTCGGGAGGGCTCGCGCCCGGCGATCGCCTGCCGCCCGAACGGGACCTCGCCGCGCAGTTCGGGGTGGGGCGGTCCAGCGTCCGCGAGGCGCTCAGCGTGCTGCAGATGTCGGGCCTGCTCGACGTGCGCCACGGGCAGGGCACCTACGTGCTGCACGTCCCGCCGCCCGCCGATCTCGCCCCGGACGCGGCCACGCCGAACGAACAGCTGGACTTCCTGCCGCTCACCGAGGCCCGCTACGCCTTCGAGCTGGGCGTGGCGCGCCTCGCCGCAGACCGCCGCGACCCCGCCGGCCTGAGTGCCCTGCGGCACGCCGTGACGGCCCTGCGCGCCTCGGCCGTGCAGGGCGACGCGGCGGGCTTCGAGCGCGCCAACCTCGACTTTCACCTCGCGCTGGCCGCCACCACCGGCAACGCCGCCCTGAACGCCGTGGCGGCCCAGCTGCACGCGCCGCTCGCGTCGCAGGGCGCGCGGCGTGTCCGGCGCGCCTTCTACGACGTGACGCCCGCCCGCATCGTGGGGGCCGTGCCGCTGCACGAGGCCGTCGCGGACGCCGTCACGGCCGCGCAACCGGAGGCCGCCATGCGCGCCGTGATGGCCCACTACGCCAACGTCGCCGCGCC
Coding sequences:
- a CDS encoding secondary thiamine-phosphate synthase enzyme YjbQ, producing MWHSTDLTLRPHPRGFHLITHEVQAAVPQLRTLRVGLLHVFIRHTSASLTLSENASPDVRRDFETYFNHAVPDGWPPFEHTLEGDDDMAAHIKAALLGPALTLPVRDGRLHLGTWQGVYLCEHRDRGGPRTLTLTLTGETARND
- the rutA gene encoding pyrimidine utilization protein A: MDFGVFLPIGNNGWMLSATSPQYQPSFELNRAITLAAERHGFEFVLSMVKLRGFGGKTEFWDYNLESFTLMAGLAAVTSRIQLYASVATLTLHPAMVARMAVTIDDISGGRFGINIVSGWNRSEYAQMGVWPGDEHYGARYDHASEYVQVMKDLWRDGVSNFKGQYFQMDDCRLLPKPSHDIPLVCAGASERGMAFCAEYGDHNFMIADTEGTNLRAFNDTLSGIAQRAGRQVGTYALYTVILADTDDEARAREQHYRDGADLDAIAFMTGQASLDTAGTTAQVISQLQGATFMGIGLLVGSPATVAREIDRLAEIPGTSGMMLTFDDFVLGVERFGSEVMPLLKCRQALAAD
- a CDS encoding FadR/GntR family transcriptional regulator, with the translated sequence MSPPDPPMPAFQPAPAGRKVDHVLQELRQAITSGGLAPGDRLPPERDLAAQFGVGRSSVREALSVLQMSGLLDVRHGQGTYVLHVPPPADLAPDAATPNEQLDFLPLTEARYAFELGVARLAADRRDPAGLSALRHAVTALRASAVQGDAAGFERANLDFHLALAATTGNAALNAVAAQLHAPLASQGARRVRRAFYDVTPARIVGAVPLHEAVADAVTAAQPEAAMRAVMAHYANVAAPLLGEDPPQREDT